The sequence below is a genomic window from Ignavibacteriales bacterium.
AGATAAAAAACTTGTTAAGCTCGGAAAGAAAATTGAAACAGGTAAAAGCCTGATGAGATATCTTTATAAAAAACCTATTGTCAATGCGACCATAGTTCAGGAAGAGATGGAGATATCATTACCAACTGCTAATTCCATCATCGCTGATTTTATTAAACTTGGAATATTAGCTGAACGAACCGGTTGGAAACGGAACAGAGAGTTTGAGTTTAGCGAGTATCTCAATTTATTTAAGTGATAAGAGTTCTGTCACTGAATGGGAATCTGTCTGATACTGTCATTCCGAACTTGTTTCGGAATCTTGGATAATGATTTAGCGTAAAAAGAAGATGCTGAAATAAATTCAGCATGACAATTTCATAGTTCTGGGACAGACTCATCGGCAATGACAGCCTCGTCATTACACATTCTCAACGGGATTGATCCCGTTGAGATTAAAAAGAATGAAATATTACTTTGTTAAAAGCATCTTCTTTGTTGAAGTAAAATTTCCTGCCTTCAAACTATAAAAATAAACTCCGCTTGTAAGTGAATATTTTGACATATCAAGTTCAACTTCATACACGCCTGCTTCAAGATCTTTTTCTATGAGAGTAGCAATTTCTTTTCCGAGTATGTCGTAAATCTTAAGTGTTACAAAACCGTTTTGCGGAATTGAATAACTGAATCGTGTTGAAGGATTAAACGGATTAGGATAGTTCTGTGTCAGGTCAAACTTATCAGGTTTAACTCCGCCGTTCACATAAACTTCATTTGAATATTCATAACTTCCATCAAAATCAACCTGCTTTAAACGATAGATGTATGAATTGTAACCGGTAACATAATCTGTATAAGTGTAACTGTTGCTGCCTGCTGTTGTTCCTTTTCCATCTATAAAAGAAATTGATTCCCAATTGTTGATTTCATTTGTTCTTCTTTCAATATAAAACCCTCTGTTGTTTAATTCACTCGCTGTTGTCCAGTTGAGTACAATAAAATTACCATAAGATTGCGCAGTGAATGAACTAAGCTCAACCGGAAGCGGTGGAATTGAAGTAAGCGTTGCACTTTTTATTACGATGTTATTATTCGGGTCAAATGACACTGATGAAGGCTGTCTGTTAAAGTTCCACCAGAAAATCTGGTTGTTGGAATCATTCATAACTTTTATGATTGTATCTGAACCTGTAGTGAATGTGATTTTTATTTCAATCGGCATTTTGAAAAACACTGTGTTAGTCTGAGTTTGTTTTGCAACAAATCCAACCTGCCAGTTACCTGAACCCTGATCACTTATCCAGTAATTGTTTGCATAAACAGGATGATTAGGATTGTAAATCCATTGATCCATAAACCATGTAAGGTCTTCACCATAAGCTGTACTCATATGCGCGTAGAACTCCGGTATTACTGCGCTCTTATATTTTAATGACGGATCATTAGCATAAGCCATCAATCCCTGGAAATATTTTGTATCACCCATTACATATCTTAAAAGATGATGAATGCATGCGCCCTTCATATATGTTATTGCATAGTTGAACAAATTATTTGTTGACGGAGTGTTTATCGCCCAGTCAGGATTTGAGATAGCCCAGCCGGGATTACTATTCATATAAGTTGAAGCATCACTTAGTATTTCGCTTTTGTAAGAAGAATATCCTGATGTATGTTCCAGCCATAGAGCTTCTGTGTAAGTAGCAAACCCTTCATTCAGCCAGATGTCCGCCCACGTTGCACAGGTTATCATATCACCAAACCATTGATGAGCAAACTCGTGAGCGATCAAACTCTCACTCCAGCAGTTTGGACATAAACTCGTTAGTGTCTGGTTTTCCATTCCGCCCCATGAGAACTGATTATTCAAAGTTGCAAAACCGTTTTTCTCAAAAGGATGTTCACCGAAAATTGTTGAATAAAAACTAGTCATCGGAATGATCATCGATTTCATACTATTAAGATTTGTAGTGTTCTCACCCTGGTTCCAGTAAAACCTGATAGGTATACTATCGGATGGATTAGACAATTTATGCCAGTAAACTATATCAAGATTATAATTTACTTTTCCGCTCATCACAACAAGATAAGTAGGAACAGGATCAGCGCTTATCCAATTATAATAAATTGTATCGGCAGTTTTGATTGAGTCAGCGAGTCTTCCGTTTGAACCGAGCTTTACTGTAGCCGGAACTTTTGCTGTGAGATCAAGAGTTGCTTTATCAGAAGGTTTATCCCAGCAGGGAAACCATTTGCGTGCGCCTTCGGGTTCACAGTCTGTGAATACCATTCCGTTGCTTACATTAAATGCGTTATCGGCTACATTATTGTGACGGTAATAAACTTTAACATCAGCAGTTTCACCAACATTGTAAACACGGTTTAAGTTAACTGTCAGTATGTTTGATGTATGAGTGAATGAAACTCCGGCAAGACTAACGGAATCAACTGCTAATGAAGTATTTGTCGCATTAAGCTTTATTTGATTTAATGTCGAATCAACTCTGAATGTAACAACGACACTTGCAGTAAAGTTCTTCGGGTAAGGTGAAATAAAATTGTTATATAAATTCAAATCTAATTTGTAGTTAAGAACATCAAATGAGTGAGGCAGATCTGCGAAAAGAGCTTCAGCGTTTTCAAGATTAGCTGTGTTCATCTTTTTGTGTGAACAATATTCAGAACCATTTTCAGTTTGTGAGAGAATCAAAGAGGGAAATAAGAGAGAGAAAATCAAAATCATTAAAGCGTATTTCATAACTCACCTTTTATAAATAAAAATTTTGCTGGCATAATTTAGTGTGATTATTTGCCAATTGGAAATGAATTTTTTAAAGATTAAAAGATGGAAGGATTAAAACATTGAATGTCTGAATGGTTGAATGACGTTTGGTTGGAGACGGAGACTTGATGCTGGTTTCTGCGTACCTGATACCGGATACGAGATACCTGATGCCTGCTACCAGATTTTTAGAATGTCATATCAAATCCCCTTCATTGCTTTTTTGGTTGCGGGGTTGAGATATCTCTTAAACTGCAGCTTGAGATTTATCCTTACTAGACGAAAACTGTGGTTTGTTCGAAATGATAAACATGCTTTTTTCATTCAGTCATTCAACCAATCATCCTACCTACATTCATTCATTCAACCAATCATCCCTTCCCTCCGCCTTAAAATACTTGGCATTTAAAATTTAATAATTGAAATTAGTTTGGTATTGCACTAAGTTGCTATTAACTATTTAAGGGTTAGTTGTGACGGGTACAGGGTTATTAAATAGTTCACTGATGAGAGACTTGCTAAGTCGATCTGACCTGACAATGCAATCATATACCAATATTTCCAACTCCGTAAAAATTAAATCATGCGCGAAAATCAATTTCAAGACTGAGAATATATTTTTAATGACAACTAAACCGTTACAAAAATGGTAAACACGCGTTTTGAATTGTTTGAAACGGAATCGAAATAAATGGAACATAGATCCACCAAAGGCGAACAAGTATGCAACAGCATACATATCTGTTTTCTTTAATCAACTAATTCACTCGGGCTAATTGAAGTTAGCAAGCAAAATGAAAATATTAATTTTATTATTAGTATCGATTACATTGACATCTTGTTGTATGAATTGTGTCCTTTATAATGATAATACTGTAACTACAGAAGTTGAGAATAATATTTTCTTATTCGAATTTTCTCATAATTATTTTTGTCCCGATGAGAAATTGCAACCATTAGCATTAAATGAAATTTATGTGTTTATGAAACAACACGGTTATAAAACTTTTGAAGTTATCGATAGTTATGATAACGAATATGTTGGAGGGATCTATTATTATAAAGTTAAGTTCAATCGATAATTCTTCAATATTTTACTTTTTTTAAAACTTGCTAACCCGTGTCTCAACCTGAATGCCAGGTCAGGTTAGCGTTTTTAGATTTTTATAGTTTTAGTTTTTGTTTGGCATTTTGTTTTAAGTGTTCTTAATTAATTAAAGTTTTTACAGACTGTGCTTGATGAAAAAGAAAACTAAGCACAGTTTGTTAATCATTTGGCTTTTGTGTTTTAGATCGGCTTCCTTGTTACTGGCGGCGGGTTAGGCACAACGCCGTTATACCTAATTAAAAATATAATAGGTTAAATATGAAAATATTATTAAAAATTTGTGTTATTACTTTTAGTCTAGTAATGCTAATACTTTTTTCATCATGTATGAATTTGAATCAAAATAAAGAGGTTGCTGAAAAAGCCATTCAAAAATTTCATGAAAATTTTAATAATCAAAGTTTTAATGAAATATATAATAATTCGGACAAAGAATTTAAGTCAAAGACCTCAATAGAAGAATTTAATAAATTCATTAGTGTTGTTTATTCTAAACTTGGTCCACATATAAGTTCTGAGTCTAAGATGGTAAGTGTTACAACGGGTAATATGGATACTTATATTAGGGTTAATCAAATTACTAAATTCAAAAAAGGTAGTGGTGAAGAATTGTTCATCTTTAGCATGCATGATAAAAAACTATTACTTTTTAATTATAATATAAATTCAAAAGACTTAATTATTAATTAGGTATAACCCGCAACTGCTAATGATCTCATTGTTGTAGTTGAGGAGAAGGGGTAAGTCCAAAACGTTTAGCTTGTTCCCACCATTGTCGGGCAAGTGTGCAGGTACTTTAGTTGTCTTTCTTTTCATGGAGTGATGGCTCTGCCAGATTTTTTGTTCGTATTGTTTAAGACCTTCCTCAACAAACTCAATACCCTTAGTCATAACATTGTAGAAGATAACAGCAATCTTTTCCAGCGAGTGATATTCCTCTCGCAGCAGATTTAATAGCGTCTGGAGAACCGCTGCGGAATTCAGACTGAGTATTTAGTAAAATGGTAATAACTATTCTGGCATTACTCTTATATCATGCTTAAATTAAAACAGAAATCAGATTCATTTATTGAAAAAGGAAATTATAATGTATATAGGATTGTGGGCATTTTTAAGTATATGTGTGGTTGCCGGAATTCTTATGGTGATAGTGGTACTCTTCCTGAATCATAAAAAATCAATGAAACAAATGGAATTGGAAGAATTAAGACTAAGAACATCAACCAAGAAATCTGAGTGAGATGATTCATAACGGCTTTACCCTTAGCCGACGACCATAACTATATTATCTTCTAGAACGATAGCCTGGTTAATCAAAAGCAAAACATGCTTAGCTTTTTACACAAACATTTTATGCTGCAAACTTCTTCAGCAAGATGGGGCAGAATAATATTAAGGCTTCTTTCAACTCAGCACATATCTTTAGTTTTACATTAGTCATATGGATCACTATCCCACAAGGATAAAAGCTTAATTAGTTGCAGTACCTTTCTTCTCCTTGTCAATTTCATTGTTAACAGATGAAAGAAATTTGGCGAAAGCAAATTGTCGCTCGTTGCTATCAGCCTCAGGCCACTCACTGTTTACTGCAATTACCAGCTGCCTTGAAGGATCCACATGGATTCTCTGTCCATAGATCCCCAATGCATCAAAACTATAGCCGTTAAAAATCCACCATCCGTATCCATAACCTCCGCCAGGCCATATCGGCACTTGTATTTTGGTTGCGGTTTCTAACCAGTCATTTGGTAGAATTGATGTTTCGTCAATGCGTCCGCCTTCAAGAACAAACTGTCCGAACCTGGCGAAATCACGGAGCGTCATTTGGAGGCAGCATCCTGCCAATTCCTGACCGGTTCGATCGAGCCTCCAGGTTGCATTCTTCTCCATACCGTAAGGAATCCAGATCTTGGAAGAAAGGTAGTTGGATAATGTTTGATGAGTAGCCGAGCTTACAACTACACCCAGCAGATGAGTTTCACCTGTACTGTACAAAAATTTCTTGCCGGGTTCTGCATCGGCAGGCAGACGTCGCATGTAATTAACTGTTGCATTTAAACCCGGCTCAATCGGATCTGTAGAAAATCTTGCAATGTCACCATTCGGATCAGTATAGTCCTCACTCCATCGAATA
It includes:
- a CDS encoding serine hydrolase, with protein sequence MHKQVPSFFLRIFVPVIILISTSFSLAQENTKPDTLSNNSSNWKHEEREVPNGNKVHKLSQGLPFAVFNPGGEKENELKNFMREQNVAGLLILQDGKIRLERYARGHSESNLWSSLSVAKSVTSTLVGAAIRDGDIKSVNDYVTEYIPDLKGSAYDSVKIRHLLTMTTGIRWSEDYTDPNGDIARFSTDPIEPGLNATVNYMRRLPADAEPGKKFLYSTGETHLLGVVVSSATHQTLSNYLSSKIWIPYGMEKNATWRLDRTGQELAGCCLQMTLRDFARFGQFVLEGGRIDETSILPNDWLETATKIQVPIWPGGGYGYGWWIFNGYSFDALGIYGQRIHVDPSRQLVIAVNSEWPEADSNERQFAFAKFLSSVNNEIDKEKKGTATN
- a CDS encoding T9SS type A sorting domain-containing protein produces the protein MKYALMILIFSLLFPSLILSQTENGSEYCSHKKMNTANLENAEALFADLPHSFDVLNYKLDLNLYNNFISPYPKNFTASVVVTFRVDSTLNQIKLNATNTSLAVDSVSLAGVSFTHTSNILTVNLNRVYNVGETADVKVYYRHNNVADNAFNVSNGMVFTDCEPEGARKWFPCWDKPSDKATLDLTAKVPATVKLGSNGRLADSIKTADTIYYNWISADPVPTYLVVMSGKVNYNLDIVYWHKLSNPSDSIPIRFYWNQGENTTNLNSMKSMIIPMTSFYSTIFGEHPFEKNGFATLNNQFSWGGMENQTLTSLCPNCWSESLIAHEFAHQWFGDMITCATWADIWLNEGFATYTEALWLEHTSGYSSYKSEILSDASTYMNSNPGWAISNPDWAINTPSTNNLFNYAITYMKGACIHHLLRYVMGDTKYFQGLMAYANDPSLKYKSAVIPEFYAHMSTAYGEDLTWFMDQWIYNPNHPVYANNYWISDQGSGNWQVGFVAKQTQTNTVFFKMPIEIKITFTTGSDTIIKVMNDSNNQIFWWNFNRQPSSVSFDPNNNIVIKSATLTSIPPLPVELSSFTAQSYGNFIVLNWTTASELNNRGFYIERRTNEINNWESISFIDGKGTTAGSNSYTYTDYVTGYNSYIYRLKQVDFDGSYEYSNEVYVNGGVKPDKFDLTQNYPNPFNPSTRFSYSIPQNGFVTLKIYDILGKEIATLIEKDLEAGVYEVELDMSKYSLTSGVYFYSLKAGNFTSTKKMLLTK